A genomic stretch from uncultured Cohaesibacter sp. includes:
- a CDS encoding extracellular solute-binding protein, which yields MQLKLSSRIASLLCGVAMAGLLPMSASADDTKVITSWDLQTQERTVSTIRDAADRFEAANPGFKVEDAHIANDAYKTKLKIAFGANEAPCVFTSWGGGPLREYIKAGNVTDLTPYLEKHKEFADRFLPASFSPVKYDGDVYGLPVMGTSVAVIIYNKAIFEKFDIKPPKTWSELMDVVKTLNEHKIAPFALANKAKWPGSMFFVYLADRIGGPEVFQKAADREPGGSFEDPAFIKAGKLLQDLVKANGFARGYNGLDYDIGGSRRLLYSGRAAMELMGSWEFGSIENENPEFAKNVGFFTFPAVEGGKGDPNNAIGTMGDNYISINSACPYQDKAFELLMYQTDDTAAKLKLADNKILPIKGAKVDDPYLSGVMDAVAKAPSIQLWYDQELAPSLAEVHKDTTQQLLGLSITPEEAAAKMEAAAKELASK from the coding sequence ATGCAGCTAAAACTTTCAAGTCGCATTGCCAGTCTTTTGTGCGGTGTTGCCATGGCAGGTCTCTTGCCAATGAGCGCATCAGCTGACGACACCAAAGTCATTACATCATGGGATTTGCAAACCCAGGAACGCACAGTTTCCACGATTCGCGATGCTGCGGACCGTTTTGAAGCTGCCAATCCCGGTTTCAAGGTAGAAGATGCGCATATCGCAAACGATGCCTACAAGACCAAGCTGAAAATCGCGTTCGGTGCAAACGAAGCTCCTTGTGTATTCACCAGCTGGGGTGGTGGCCCTCTGCGCGAATATATCAAGGCCGGTAACGTGACCGATCTGACGCCGTATCTGGAAAAGCATAAGGAATTCGCTGACCGGTTCCTGCCAGCCAGCTTCTCGCCAGTCAAATATGATGGCGATGTCTATGGTCTGCCGGTTATGGGCACCTCTGTGGCCGTGATTATCTACAACAAGGCAATATTCGAGAAATTCGACATCAAGCCTCCCAAGACTTGGTCTGAATTGATGGATGTGGTCAAGACGCTCAACGAGCACAAGATCGCTCCTTTTGCGCTGGCCAACAAGGCCAAGTGGCCCGGCTCCATGTTCTTTGTCTATCTGGCTGATCGCATCGGCGGACCGGAAGTCTTCCAGAAAGCCGCAGACCGCGAGCCAGGTGGTTCCTTTGAAGATCCGGCCTTCATCAAGGCAGGCAAATTATTGCAGGATCTGGTCAAGGCCAACGGATTTGCGCGCGGCTACAACGGGCTCGACTATGATATCGGCGGTTCCCGTCGTCTGCTTTATTCCGGCCGCGCTGCCATGGAGCTGATGGGAAGCTGGGAATTCGGCTCGATCGAGAACGAGAACCCGGAATTCGCCAAGAATGTTGGCTTCTTCACCTTCCCGGCTGTGGAAGGGGGCAAGGGCGACCCGAACAATGCCATCGGCACGATGGGTGACAACTATATCTCCATCAACTCCGCTTGTCCGTATCAGGATAAGGCCTTTGAATTGCTGATGTATCAAACCGATGATACGGCAGCCAAACTGAAATTGGCTGACAACAAGATCCTGCCTATCAAGGGTGCAAAGGTCGATGATCCTTATCTTTCAGGCGTGATGGATGCTGTTGCCAAGGCTCCGAGCATTCAGTTGTGGTACGATCAGGAACTGGCGCCATCGCTGGCTGAGGTTCACAAGGACACCACGCAGCAACTGCTGGGGCTTTCCATTACGCCGGAAGAAGCTGCCGCCAAAATGGAAGCTGCTGCAAAAGAACTTGCGAGCAAATAA